GAAGTTATGGGTATCAATGAGACCGGGCAGGTACTGGTGCTGATTCACACTGGTTCCCGCGGCTTTGGGCACCAGGTCTGTACGGATTACGTGGCTTTGATGGGTAGCGCTTTGAAAAAATATGGTATCAGCCTGCCTGACCGCCAGCTAGCCTGTGCCCCGGTGCAGTCTCCGGAAGGGAAGGACTACCTGGCGGCGATGGCCGGGGCGGCTAATTATGCCTGGACTAACCGGCAGTGCATCGCCCACTGGACCAGGGAGGCTTTTCTCAAGGTCTTCGGTAAGGGGTGGCGGGAGTTGGGTCTGGAGCAGGTCTATGATGTGGCGCACAATATTGCCAAGATTGAGCAACATAGCGTCAATGGGAAAAGGCAGGATCTCTGCGTCCACCGTAAAGGAGCCACCCGGGCTTTTCCCGCCGGTCATCCTGACATTCCCGCGACTTACCGTGGTATCGGTCAGCCGGTGCTCATTCCCGGCGACATGGGACGCTACTCCTATATTGCCGTAGGCACGGAGACGGCGATGCAGGAAACCTTCGGCTCCACCTGCCACGGCGCCGGCCGGGTGCAGAGTCGCTCGGCGGCCAAGCGCAGTCTGCGGGGGGCTGATATTGCCCGGTCACTGGAGGCCAGGGGGATTACGGTTAGGGCAGGCAGCATATCATCACTGGCAGAGGAAGCCTCCGAAGCCTACAAGGATGTGGCGGATGTGGTCGAGGTGACCCATCAGGCAGGCATCTCCCGCAAGGTGGTCAAATCAGTGCCCTTGGGTGTCATCAAGGGTTAGCGCAGCTAGAGAAGCTAGATGAGTAGATACCTTCGGTAGGTTAACTATAAGGTTCCTAGAGCAGCGAAAAGTCCAAATGCCAGCATAATAGGTAACCCAATTACGACATATACCGCCAGACCAATGACTGTCATTCTCCACCAGAAAGACCAGACCAATCCCCAGGTAACTTTCACTTCTACTTTATCCATCTTGCCTCCTTAATTCCTGCCTCTATTTAGAGAGGGGAGGAATACAAGAAGAGGGGCGAAGCCCCTCTTGAATACCCTGATTGTTATTTCTGCTTCAATAGCCAGTATTCCAGGCTGTCGGCAAGGGCGAGCCAGCTTGCTTCAATGATGTTGGTGGAGCTGCCTACCGTGTGCCAGTCCTCACTCCCGTCACTGGATTCAATAAGGACGCGGACCTGAGACTCGGTGCTGGTGTTCTCTTCCAGAATACGTACCTTGTAGTCAACCAGTTTGACGCTGCTTAGACTGGGGTAGAACTGCAGTAGCGCTTTGCGAAGCGCCAGGTCAAGGGCATTGACCGGGCCGTTGCCCTCGGCGGCGGTATGCATTACTTCGTCGCCTACCTTCACCTTTATCATCGCTTCGGCCAGTGTCTGCTCCAGGTTGTTACGGACCGGCTGGCGTCGCCTCGTCTCCACCAGTACCATGAAATCGACCAGCTCAAAAGGCGGCTGGTAACCGGGCTGTGCCCGGTGCAGCAGCAACTCGAAAGAGGCTTCGGCGGTCTCATATTGAAAGCCGCGGCTCTCCATGAACTTGATCTGCTCCAGCAGCTTCTGGGTTTCCCTGGCTTGCGGTGGTAGTTCTATTCCCATCTCCTTAGCTTTGAAGATGATGTTACGCTTCCCCGATAGCTCGGAGACTACCGTTCTTTGTTTATTACCCACCCGGGTGGGGTCAATATGCTGGTAGCTATTCGCCCACTTGCTCATGCCGGAAACGTGAAGCCCGGCCTTGTGGCTGAAGGCGCTGGCGCCAACATAGGGCAGGAAGGGGTCGGGAATGAGATTGGCCGCCTCACTGACGTAACCGGATACCTCGGTCAATTTAGCCAGTTGCTCATCGGTAATACAGTCAATGCCCATCTTCAGTTTCAGATTGGGGATAATGGAGCAGAGATTGGCGTTGCCGCAGCGCTCACCATAGCCATTGATGGTACCCTGCACCTGGGTTGCCCCGGCTTTTACCGCGGCCAGTGTGTTGGC
This DNA window, taken from Dehalococcoidales bacterium, encodes the following:
- a CDS encoding RtcB family protein, whose product is MAPWRGIVRKIDDYRWEVPTSYKAGMSVPGVIFASEDMLEHIWEEKAVEQVANVAFLPGIVKYSLAMPDIHWGYGFPIGGVAGMRVADGVVSPGGVGFDINCGVRLLRTNLTEAEVRPRIKELVNELYTNIPSGVGSTGKLRVSEKELAEVMIKGSRWAVEKGFGEAEDIVLTEESGCIKGANPDKVSDKARKRGIPQLGTLGSGNHFLEVQIVEEIYDREAAEVMGINETGQVLVLIHTGSRGFGHQVCTDYVALMGSALKKYGISLPDRQLACAPVQSPEGKDYLAAMAGAANYAWTNRQCIAHWTREAFLKVFGKGWRELGLEQVYDVAHNIAKIEQHSVNGKRQDLCVHRKGATRAFPAGHPDIPATYRGIGQPVLIPGDMGRYSYIAVGTETAMQETFGSTCHGAGRVQSRSAAKRSLRGADIARSLEARGITVRAGSISSLAEEASEAYKDVADVVEVTHQAGISRKVVKSVPLGVIKG
- the cimA gene encoding citramalate synthase, producing the protein MSPVQLYDTTLRDGAQKEGISFSVVDKLHITQKLDELGIHFIEGGWPGSNLKDEEFFARARELPLSHSVLVAFGSTRRPGTRAEADANLIALSNAGVKAVTIVGKSSDLQVTRVLETTLEENLSMIADSTAYLKAQGITVFFDAEHFFDGFKSNPDYALRCLTAAAQAGAGCLVLCDTNGGTLPDDITTAVEAAKRLVSVPLGIHAHNDTEAAVANTLAAVKAGATQVQGTINGYGERCGNANLCSIIPNLKLKMGIDCITDEQLAKLTEVSGYVSEAANLIPDPFLPYVGASAFSHKAGLHVSGMSKWANSYQHIDPTRVGNKQRTVVSELSGKRNIIFKAKEMGIELPPQARETQKLLEQIKFMESRGFQYETAEASFELLLHRAQPGYQPPFELVDFMVLVETRRRQPVRNNLEQTLAEAMIKVKVGDEVMHTAAEGNGPVNALDLALRKALLQFYPSLSSVKLVDYKVRILEENTSTESQVRVLIESSDGSEDWHTVGSSTNIIEASWLALADSLEYWLLKQK